The following proteins are co-located in the Apium graveolens cultivar Ventura chromosome 5, ASM990537v1, whole genome shotgun sequence genome:
- the LOC141661698 gene encoding glutathione S-transferase U17-like, with protein MVSSIVQVLGTTFSPFVNRVRIALNLKSVSFEFIEEDLSSKSNLLLKANPVHKKVPVLIHDGKCICESLVIVQYIDETWTGNGYSILPSDSYDRAIARFWAAYVDGKLIPLMLALTSAKEDEKAALIEGVNEALGLLEEAFAKCSRGKSYFGGDNIGYIDIAFGSCLGWIKAIEKMGGINLIAEAQTPGLVGWADKFLSNDAAKNVIPEPEVYISAIKSMQDILQKMQAEAKTA; from the exons ATGGTTTCAAGTATTGTACAAGTCTTGGGTACAACCTTCAGCCCATTCGTGAACAGGGTTCGAATCGCTCTCAATCTGAAATCCGTTAGCTTTGAGTTCATCGAGGAAGATCTGAGTTCCAAAAGTAATCTCCTCCTCAAAGCAAACCCTGTTCATAAAAAAGTACCTGTTCTGATTCACGATGGTAAATGCATTTGTGAATCTCTTGTCATTGTTCAGTACATTGACGAGACTTGGACTGGTAATGGTTACTCCATTCTCCCGTCTGATTCTTATGATCGTGCTATTGCTCGATTCTGGGCTGCATATGTTGATGGCAAG TTGATTCCGCTGATGTTAGCGCTAACTTCGGCCAAAGAGGATGAAAAGGCTGCATTGATAGAGGGAGTAAATGAAGCACTGGGGCTTTTGGAGGAGGCTTTTGCGAAATGCAGCAGAGGGAAGAGCTACTTCGGGGGAGATAATATTGGGTACATTGATATAGCTTTTGGAAGCTGCCTGGGATGGATTAAAGCTATAGAGAAAATGGGTGGCATCAATTTAATAGCTGAAGCCCAAACACCAGGGCTCGTTGGATGGGCGGACAAGTTTTTGTCCAATGATGCTGCTAAGAACGTAATTCCAGAGCCTGAAGTGTATATAAGTGCTATTAAGAGCATGCAAGACATTCTTCAGAAGATGCAAGCCGAAGCCAAAACTGCATAA